One stretch of Ostrinia nubilalis chromosome 11, ilOstNubi1.1, whole genome shotgun sequence DNA includes these proteins:
- the LOC135075949 gene encoding uncharacterized protein LOC135075949, producing the protein MNSGKTVKTTRAGPSHAGESRGRSQGGRPCVYGGANTIPRSRPHHDDSSNDNTDSNSHNGSDTDEREVEACAPLAHAETNDHGKPQTDSEKEKVVGKEKSARKRRRRQGSARTSTDNSSLSEEETAPAPKFSTARRGKKAGSAQRAQDYYRRVEELEELDFNVDLDKRAKASLIRHEGSRAGGSTSPDLGDPKSRVDYERLDLEQLRARGGLFVSEIARVSQISGRLQGPLKGALNRSADNLAGILDQLAARSETEENRRLRVDNANLRREVEGLHGEIRALRRDMAELTANVGKNANKRATPPPAAPSAGEEEMEPQAPVRDPLPQGALCAQSIEELLQMACQRAVDSAAKLIDARLGDLESRLPPQKTLRPPLAADRRTPPASTEGPTPAPRSAPGPKKARPTRPQPPSQPEPVASSQEVQTAPSSAPPAETWATVTRKGKKRKPKTATASQPVPAPRTAPTAPKPKPKRVKLTPPRSAAIVVTLQPEAAKRGSTYKEVLTKAKAAVDLSELGIPSIKVTDSATGARLIEVPGTESREKADKLADKLKAVLGGDVSVTRPEKRAGVRISGLDESVTREEVAEAVAIKTGCSTGAVRVGEIRRSSRGEGVATISCPVVSAKALSEAGRFLIGWSSARVQILETRPMRCFKCMGLGHTRQLCPSSADRSGLCFRCGNPGHKAAECSAKDARCAVCAEAGRDASHHMGGRNCNPPQTRGKTAAGALVPLVEEHHEQCEEADMLDG; encoded by the coding sequence ATGAATAGTGGTAAAACGGTTAAAACTACCCGGGCGGGTCCCAGCCATGCTGGGGAATCCCGTGGCCGCTCGCAAGGCGGTCGGCCCTGTGTATACGGGGGGGCCAACACTATTCCGCGGTCTCGGCCGCATCACGACGACTCAAGCAATGATAATACGGACTCGAACTCGCACAACGGATCGGATACTGATGAAAGGGAGGTGGAGGCCTGTGCCCCGTTGGCACACGCCGAAACCAACGACCACGGCAAACCCCAGACGGACTCCGAGAAGGAGAAAGTGGTGGGCAAGGAGAAATCGGCGCGGAAGCGCCGTCGTCGGCAGGGGAGTGCCCGAACTAGCACCGACAACTCTTCCCTGTCAGAAGAGGAGACGGCCCCGGCCCCCAAATTCAGCACTGCACGCCGTGGCAAGAAGGCCGGCAGTGCCCAGCGGGCCCAAGACTACTACCGGAGGGTGGAAGAGCTGGAGGAGCTCGACTTCAATGTCGACCTGGACAAGAGGGCCAAGGCCAGCCTGATCCGCCACGAAGGAAGCCGGGCGGGTGGCTCAACCTCGCCGGACCTCGGAGACCCCAAGTCCAGGGTCGACTACGAGAGGCTGGATCTGGAACAGCTGAGGGCCCGCGGGGGACTGTTTGTCTCCGAGATCGCCCGCGTCTCCCAGATCTCTGGACGGCTACAAGGCCCCCTGAAAGGAGCCCTCAACAGGTCGGCGGACAACTTAGCGGGCATTCTCGACCAGCTCGCAGCCCGCTCAGAGACCGAGGAAAACCGCCGGCTGAGAGTCGATAACGCCAACCTGAGGCGAGAGGTCGAGGGCCTCCATGGGGAGATCCGCGCCCTTAGGCGTGATATGGCGGAGCTCACTGCCAACGTCGGCAAGAACGCCAACAAACGGGCGACACCCCCGCCGGCGGCCCCGTCAGCTGGCGAGGAGGAGATGGAGCCGCAGGCTCCAGTGAGGGACCCCCTTCCACAGGGCGCACTATGCGCCCAATCAATTGAGGAGCTGCTGCAAATGGCATGCCAGAGGGCCGTCGACTCGGCGGCTAAACTCATCGACGCCAGATTGGGGGACCTGGAGAGCCGTCTGCCGCCCCAGAAGACCCTCCGCCCCCCGCTCGCGGCCGATAGAAGGACTCCTCCGGCCTCTACGGAGGGCCCAACCCCAGCGCCAAGGTCAGCCCCCGGGCCAAAGAAGGCACGCCCGACAAGGCCGCAACCCCCATCCCAGCCGGAACCAGTAGCTTCCAGCCAAGAGGTCCAGACGGCGCCCTCATCGGCTCCTCCAGCCGAAACATGGGCCACCGTGACACGGAAGGGGAAGAAGAGGAAACCCAAGACTGCCACCGCTTCCCAACCGGTCCCTGCGCCCAGGACGGCTCCAACGGCGCCGAAACCGAAGCCCAAGCGGGTAAAACTGACCCCTCCCCGCAGCGCGGCCATCGTGGTGACGCTGCAGCCAGAGGCGGCAAAGAGAGGGTCTACCTACAAAGAGGTGCTCACCAAGGCCAAGGCTGCAGTGGACCTGTCCGAGCTGGGAATCCCCAGCATAAAGGTCACTGACTCGGCGACCGGGGCTCGACTTATCGAGGTTCCGGGAACCGAGTCCAGAGAAAAGGCCGACAAGCTGGCGGACAAGCTAAAGGCGGTTCTCGGTGGCGATGTGTCTGTCACCAGACCCGAGAAGCGCGCGGGCGTGCGCATCTCCGGCCTGGATGAGTCCGTCACCAGGGAGGAGGTTGCCGAAGCGGTGGCTATCAAGACGGGTTGCTCTACGGGAGCAGTTAGAGTGGGGGAAATCCGGCGCAGCTCCCGTGGAGAGGGAGTAGCCACAATCAGCTGCCCGGTTGTATCGGCCAAAGCACTGTCGGAGGCCGGTCGCTTCCTGATAGGGTGGTCCTCGGCCCGTGTCCAAATCTTGGAGACTCGCCCGATGCGCTGTTTTAAGTGCATGGGGCTTGGACACACCCGACAGCTGTGCCCTTCTTCGGCTGACCGCAGTGGCCTGTGCTTCCGGTGTGGAAATCCGGGGCACAAGGCCGCCGAATGTTCGGCAAAGGACGCGCGCTGCGCTGTTTGCGCTGAGGCCGGCCGCGATGCCAGCCATCACATGGGGGGTAGGAATTGCAACCCCCCGCAAACAAGAGGGAAGACAGCCGCAGGGGCTCTGGTCCCCCTGGTAGAGGAGCACCATGAGCAGTGCGAGGAGGCAGACATGCTCGATGGGTAG